Proteins from a genomic interval of Caulobacter sp. SL161:
- a CDS encoding sugar kinase — MVDLNVEMTELWSALGAPPAGRPHVVQFVAARRGEGTSTVAREFARFASRRAGRKTWLIDLDLSDPTQFHALAADPQRYGPLGPPVAASPDGSVFFTVQPPSPNPEGGVWPDAKYLVGHSVGGPRLWVARLNREALRGRQQAHVIPSPDYWRALRKHAEVIVVDCPSVDRSQSGPTIARHMDQTVLVVSADQPDVRQPALLRDAITAAGGRCAGLFFNKVSLQPPAFLKAILP, encoded by the coding sequence ATGGTGGATTTGAACGTCGAGATGACGGAGTTGTGGAGCGCGCTGGGCGCGCCTCCGGCGGGCCGTCCGCACGTCGTTCAGTTCGTGGCGGCGCGGCGCGGGGAGGGCACATCGACCGTGGCCCGCGAATTCGCGCGCTTTGCGTCTCGCCGCGCGGGCCGCAAGACCTGGCTGATCGACCTGGATCTCAGCGATCCCACCCAGTTTCACGCCCTGGCGGCCGATCCCCAACGCTACGGGCCGCTGGGCCCGCCGGTCGCGGCCTCGCCGGACGGGTCGGTTTTCTTCACCGTGCAGCCGCCCTCGCCAAACCCCGAGGGGGGCGTCTGGCCGGACGCCAAGTATCTGGTCGGCCATAGCGTGGGCGGACCGCGCCTGTGGGTGGCGCGTTTGAACCGTGAGGCCCTGCGGGGCCGCCAGCAGGCCCATGTGATCCCGTCGCCGGACTACTGGCGCGCGCTGCGCAAGCACGCCGAGGTCATCGTCGTGGACTGCCCCTCGGTCGATCGCTCGCAATCTGGGCCGACTATCGCGCGGCACATGGACCAGACCGTCCTCGTCGTCTCCGCTGACCAACCCGACGTGCGCCAGCCTGCGCTGCTGCGCGATGCGATCACCGCAGCCGGCGGACGCTGCGCGGGGCTGTTCTTCAACAAGGTCTCGCTGCAACCACCAGCCTTCCTGAAGGCCATCCTGCCGTGA
- a CDS encoding polysaccharide biosynthesis/export family protein: MQSRTHFMTALAVVLMAGGTTACGHLDAEPITPAPRPTATFSNIGYADWSEEEPDYRFYPGDEIEMTVPSAPELNKTATVQPDGRITVPLVQPVMAADRTIGELQASLSQAYAGTLLRPQVQISVKATAPLKVFVGGEVGNPGVFDMAGDGDALRAIIQAGGFKTTAKRNQVVIIRRGPDGRAMMRTADLLRGLTSPGGADLVPLRRFDIVYVPRSGAAETGLFMQQYFRDLLPVSFSYAINGTIR; this comes from the coding sequence ATGCAGAGCCGCACGCACTTCATGACGGCCTTGGCCGTGGTCCTGATGGCCGGCGGGACGACCGCCTGCGGGCATCTCGACGCAGAGCCGATCACGCCTGCGCCGCGCCCGACCGCGACCTTTTCCAACATCGGTTACGCGGACTGGAGCGAGGAAGAGCCCGACTATCGCTTCTATCCGGGCGACGAGATCGAGATGACGGTGCCCTCGGCGCCGGAACTGAACAAGACCGCCACCGTGCAGCCTGACGGCCGGATCACCGTGCCGCTCGTACAGCCGGTCATGGCCGCCGATCGCACGATCGGCGAACTGCAAGCCTCGCTGAGCCAGGCCTATGCCGGCACCCTGCTGCGTCCGCAGGTGCAGATTTCGGTGAAGGCGACCGCGCCCTTGAAGGTGTTCGTGGGCGGCGAGGTCGGGAACCCCGGCGTGTTCGACATGGCCGGCGACGGCGACGCCTTGCGCGCCATCATCCAGGCGGGCGGGTTCAAGACCACCGCCAAGCGCAATCAGGTCGTGATCATTCGTCGCGGTCCCGACGGGCGGGCGATGATGCGGACGGCCGACCTTCTGAGGGGCCTGACCAGCCCGGGCGGCGCGGACCTGGTGCCGCTACGCCGCTTCGACATCGTCTATGTGCCGCGCAGCGGCGCGGCGGAGACGGGCCTGTTCATGCAGCAGTACTTCCGTGACCTGCTGCCGGTCAGCTTCAGCTACGCGATCAACGGCACCATCCGCTAA
- a CDS encoding O-antigen ligase family protein, translating into MTYAPAPLSWSAGRPQAVSPSLLTVAVAVVMLLIFSAGWHLPLFGEKADEAASGLLRVAFLPAYGLAFLLITGRPWNMVRVTVRQPFLIILMVVVVASISWSIQPDVSIRRGFAVCCTTLAGLALASRFRWAELARLFAITYCFLIVASYLVSLALPSIGVMTEIFPGAWRGLWMEKNGLGGLMAFGACLLGAAALLNPDRAKLFTLFAGLAIGLVLLSQSKTALASLLLGMTALGFVWIVQRGPALGAAATWAGVTGALLLAMFVLLASDVLFEILGKDATLTGRTEIWTAAMRQIEQRPWQGYGYAAVWSDKSGWGPLAWIVNDAKFVPQHAHNSWLEQWLGIGLFGLIAWGLFYLQTMSLAAVAVYRERGAMLAFPFLVVFTLVSLTESIAVVYNDFRWVLFVSLAAKLAFSDRAQEEV; encoded by the coding sequence GTGACCTACGCGCCGGCGCCCCTGAGCTGGAGCGCGGGGCGACCTCAAGCAGTCTCGCCCTCGCTCCTCACGGTGGCGGTGGCCGTCGTGATGCTGCTGATCTTCAGCGCCGGCTGGCACTTGCCGCTGTTTGGAGAGAAGGCCGACGAGGCGGCTTCGGGCCTTCTGCGTGTGGCGTTCCTGCCCGCCTATGGTCTGGCCTTCCTGCTGATCACGGGGCGGCCCTGGAACATGGTCCGGGTGACGGTTCGACAGCCGTTTCTGATCATCCTGATGGTCGTGGTCGTGGCCTCGATCTCCTGGTCGATCCAGCCGGATGTCTCGATCCGCCGCGGCTTCGCCGTCTGCTGCACGACCCTGGCGGGCCTGGCCCTGGCCTCTCGCTTCCGCTGGGCCGAGTTGGCCCGGTTGTTCGCGATCACCTACTGCTTCCTGATCGTGGCCAGCTACCTGGTCAGCCTGGCCCTTCCCTCGATCGGCGTGATGACCGAGATCTTTCCCGGCGCCTGGCGCGGGCTGTGGATGGAGAAGAACGGGCTGGGCGGACTGATGGCCTTCGGGGCCTGTCTGCTGGGCGCGGCGGCCTTGCTGAACCCCGATCGCGCCAAGCTTTTCACTCTGTTCGCGGGCCTGGCCATCGGCCTGGTGCTGCTGTCGCAATCAAAGACGGCGCTGGCCTCGCTCCTGCTGGGCATGACGGCGCTGGGGTTCGTGTGGATCGTCCAGCGCGGGCCGGCCCTCGGCGCGGCCGCCACCTGGGCAGGGGTCACCGGGGCGCTGCTGCTGGCGATGTTCGTGCTGCTGGCCTCGGACGTGCTCTTCGAGATTCTCGGCAAGGACGCCACCCTGACGGGGCGCACCGAGATCTGGACCGCCGCCATGCGCCAGATCGAGCAGAGGCCCTGGCAGGGCTATGGCTATGCTGCGGTCTGGAGCGACAAGTCCGGCTGGGGGCCGCTGGCCTGGATCGTCAATGACGCCAAGTTCGTTCCCCAGCACGCCCACAATTCCTGGCTGGAACAGTGGCTCGGCATCGGCCTGTTCGGTCTGATCGCCTGGGGGCTGTTCTACCTGCAGACCATGTCGCTGGCGGCAGTCGCGGTTTATCGCGAGCGCGGCGCGATGCTGGCCTTCCCGTTCCTGGTGGTGTTCACCCTGGTCAGCCTGACCGAGAGCATCGCGGTGGTCTATAACGACTTCCGCTGGGTGCTGTTCGTCTCGCTGGCCGCCAAGCTGGCCTTCTCCGACCGGGCTCAGGAGGAAGTCTAG
- a CDS encoding sel1 repeat family protein, whose translation MMLMNEPSAVVSTLPLPTAQSTGDELFRMGLLYSTGQGGAPLDYVSAHMLFNLAAMRGSIEAKVYRKELSQEMASEEVAEAQRQAREWLAHG comes from the coding sequence ATGATGTTGATGAATGAACCGTCGGCCGTCGTTTCCACGCTGCCGCTGCCGACCGCCCAGTCCACCGGCGACGAACTGTTCCGCATGGGCCTGCTGTACTCGACCGGTCAGGGCGGCGCGCCGCTGGACTATGTGTCGGCCCACATGCTGTTCAATCTGGCCGCCATGCGCGGGTCGATCGAGGCCAAGGTCTATCGCAAGGAACTCTCGCAGGAGATGGCCAGCGAAGAGGTCGCCGAAGCCCAGCGTCAGGCGCGCGAGTGGCTGGCCCACGGCTGA